From one Triticum aestivum cultivar Chinese Spring chromosome 4B, IWGSC CS RefSeq v2.1, whole genome shotgun sequence genomic stretch:
- the LOC123095174 gene encoding F-box/LRR-repeat protein At3g26922: MASGVDRISALPDDVLHQVLHFLPSQEVVRTCVLARRWLGVWRFMPAFRFNGAKGWGSADRFAQFVDHLLHLRFGGDGGRCAPLDSCDFDFDSDGFMRLPANEQHASNWIWKVVPNVRMLRLRVVEFGQEPSPLSDLHLVSQHLTKLELVGVGVKDSVVDFSGCPALVELSMDVCDVFVKQLLSPSLKHLRITRCYTSEYTRILISVPSLVSLELIECRQGRVPLLESLPRLARAVVVLTDDCSDRCSKGRFDNCGADICEDCWWYYGDPEYGPIYDRNNSIFLKGLSEATDLELSSDSELILFDRDLKWCPTFTKLKTLLLNDRCLAADHNALICFLQHSPILERLTLQLFKGPSYVTETEGMYKPLGLSVASNYLKTVEIRCANVDSKVHRLLKILTTYGIRLEQIRVQQTSKISAPGCFHFVCSSFS, translated from the exons ATGGCGAGCGGGGTGGATCGCATCAGCGCCCTCCCGGATGACGTCCTCCACCAAGTGCTCCACTTCCTGCCGTCTCAAGAGGTGGTGCGGACATGCGTGCTCGCCCGGCGCTGGCTCGGCGTCTGGAGGTTCATGCCCGCCTTCCGCTTCAACGGCGCCAAGGGGTGGGGCAGCGCCGACAGGTTCGCCCAGTTCGTGGACCACCTCCTTCACCTCAGATTCGGGGGCGACGGCGGCAGATGCGCGCCTCTGGATTCCTGCGATTTCGACTTCGATTCCGACGGGTTCATGCGATTGCCCGCTAACGAGCAGCATGCGAGCAACTGGATCTGGAAAGTCGTGCCCAATGTACGGATGCTCCGGCTTCGCGTGGTCGAGTTTGGGCAGGAACCCTCGCCACTATCTGATCTGCATCTCGTTTCCCAGCACCTCACCAAGTTAGAGCTTGTTGGTGTCGGTGTGAAAGACAGCGTTGTTGATTTTTCAGGCTGTCCGGCACTGGTGGAGCTGAGTATGGATGTTTGTGATGTTTTTGTCAAACAGCTGTTGTCTCCATCCTTGAAGCATCTGCGCATTACCCGCTGTTATACCTCTGAGTACACTCGCATCCTTATTTCTGTACCCAGTCTCGTTTCGCTTGAGTTGATCGAATGCCGCCAAGGAAGGGTTCCATTGCTTGAAAGCTTGCCGCGGTTAGCGAGAGCTGTTGTTGTGCTTACCGATGATTGTAGTGATCGATGCTCGAAGGGTCGATTTGATAATTGTGGTGCTGATATCTGTGAAGATTGTTGGTGGTATTATGGGGATCCTGAATATGGGCCTATATATGACCGCAATAACAGCATCTTCCTCAAAGGTTTATCTGAAGCTACGGACTTGGAGTTGTCGTCTGATTCTGAGTTG ATTCTTTTCGATAGGGATTTGAAGTGGTGCCCTACATTTACCAAGTTGAAGACTTTGTTACTCAATGATCGGTGTTTGGCTGCCGACCACAATGCACTGATTTGTTTTCTCCAACACTCGCCGATTTTGGAAAGGCTTACTCTTCAACTTTTTAAG GGACCTTCATATGTGACTGAAACAGAAGGAATGTACAAACCATTGGGACTGTCAGTTGCATCCAACTATCTTAAGACCGTTGAAATCAGATGTGCAAATGTTGATAGTAAGGTTCACAGACTTTTGAAGATACTGACTACCTACGGTATACGCCTTGAGCAAATTAGGGTCCAACAAACTAGCAAAATTTCTGCACCTGGAT GTTTCCATTTTGTTTGCAGTAGTTTCAGCTAA